From the genome of Campylobacter concisus, one region includes:
- the typA gene encoding translational GTPase TypA has translation MEKIRNIAVIAHVDHGKTTMVDELLKQSGTFNEHQNLGERVMDSNDIERERGITILSKNTAIRYKDTKINIIDTPGHADFGGEVERVLKMVDGVLLLVDAQEGVMPQTKFVVKKALSLGLRPIVVVNKIDKPAGDPDRVINEIFDLFVALDANDEQLEFPVVYAAAKNGYAKLKLSDENVNMQPLFETILAHVPAPSGSDENPLQLQVFTLDYDNYVGKIGIARIFNGKISKNQNVMLAKADGTKTTGRISKLIGFMGLERTDINEAGTGDIVAIAGFDALDVGDSVVDPNNPHPLDPLHIEEPTLSVVFSVNDGPLAGTEGKHVTSNKIDERLANEMKTNIAMKYENIGEGKFKVSGRGELQITILAENMRREGYEFLLGRPEVIVKEINGVKCEPYELLVIDAPDDTTGTVIEKLGKRKAEMVSMNPTGDGQTRIEFEIPARGLIGFRSHFLTDTKGEGVMNHSFLEFRPLSGTVEHRTNGALVSMENGVTLAYSLFNLQDRGVLFLDPQAKVYVGMIIGEHSRPNDLDVNPIKGKNLTNVRASGSDDAIKLVPPRKLSLERALEWIEDDELVEVTPINIRVRKRYLDPTERKRKAKL, from the coding sequence TTGGAAAAGATACGAAATATAGCCGTTATCGCACACGTCGACCACGGTAAAACAACAATGGTTGATGAGCTTTTGAAACAGTCAGGAACATTTAATGAACATCAAAATCTTGGCGAGCGTGTAATGGATAGTAACGACATCGAAAGAGAGCGTGGTATCACGATCCTTTCTAAAAACACTGCCATTCGCTACAAAGATACAAAGATCAACATCATCGACACCCCAGGCCACGCCGACTTTGGTGGAGAGGTAGAGCGTGTTCTTAAGATGGTTGATGGCGTTTTACTACTTGTCGATGCGCAAGAAGGTGTTATGCCACAAACTAAATTTGTCGTCAAAAAGGCACTCTCACTAGGACTTCGCCCAATCGTCGTCGTAAATAAGATTGATAAGCCAGCAGGCGATCCAGACCGCGTTATAAATGAAATTTTTGATCTTTTTGTCGCACTTGATGCAAATGATGAGCAGCTAGAATTTCCAGTCGTTTATGCCGCTGCTAAAAATGGCTACGCAAAGCTAAAACTAAGTGATGAAAATGTAAATATGCAGCCACTTTTTGAGACTATCTTGGCTCACGTACCAGCTCCAAGTGGTAGCGATGAAAACCCGCTTCAGCTTCAAGTTTTCACGCTTGATTATGACAACTATGTCGGCAAGATCGGCATCGCGAGAATTTTTAACGGCAAGATATCTAAAAACCAAAATGTTATGCTTGCAAAGGCTGATGGCACAAAGACAACTGGTAGAATTTCAAAGTTAATTGGTTTTATGGGTCTTGAAAGAACCGATATTAACGAAGCTGGTACTGGCGACATCGTAGCGATCGCTGGCTTTGATGCGCTTGACGTTGGCGATAGCGTCGTTGATCCAAATAATCCTCATCCACTAGATCCTCTTCACATCGAAGAGCCAACACTTAGCGTTGTATTTTCTGTAAATGATGGCCCATTGGCAGGTACTGAGGGTAAACACGTTACATCAAACAAGATCGATGAGCGCCTTGCAAATGAGATGAAGACAAATATCGCGATGAAATACGAAAATATCGGCGAGGGCAAATTTAAAGTAAGTGGCCGTGGTGAGCTTCAGATTACTATTTTGGCTGAAAATATGCGCCGAGAGGGCTATGAATTTTTACTTGGCAGACCTGAGGTCATCGTAAAAGAGATAAACGGCGTAAAATGCGAGCCATACGAGCTTTTAGTTATCGACGCACCTGATGATACGACAGGCACAGTCATAGAAAAACTTGGCAAAAGAAAGGCTGAAATGGTCTCTATGAACCCAACAGGTGATGGCCAAACAAGGATCGAGTTTGAGATCCCAGCGCGCGGGCTTATCGGCTTTAGAAGCCATTTTTTGACTGATACAAAAGGCGAGGGCGTTATGAACCACAGCTTTTTGGAGTTTAGACCACTTAGTGGCACCGTCGAGCACAGAACAAATGGTGCTTTAGTTTCGATGGAAAACGGCGTAACGCTTGCTTATTCGTTATTTAACTTGCAAGATCGTGGTGTGCTTTTCCTTGATCCACAAGCAAAAGTCTATGTGGGCATGATCATCGGCGAGCACAGCCGTCCAAACGACCTTGATGTAAATCCTATCAAGGGTAAAAACCTAACAAACGTTCGTGCAAGTGGTAGCGACGATGCGATCAAGCTTGTGCCGCCTAGAAAGCTAAGCCTTGAGCGCGCGCTAGAGTGGATAGAAGATGACGAGCTAGTCGAGGTTACGCCTATAAATATCCGCGTTCGCAAGCGCTATCTAGACCCAACAGAGCGCAAAAGAAAAGCAAAACTCTAA
- the proC gene encoding pyrroline-5-carboxylate reductase, with translation MKSVKIGFIGGGNMGGAMIEALWRAQPDEANSGRNSAEEGRKFSGRSEARGTENLVQTDKNASPREYEKKAKFEILACARSKNEALRQRFGIKIAASETDLAREADAVVLATKPASYEAILRLIAPELAGKILLLLAPNFDIKRARQIVGEGVYIARAMPNIAACIGASATALCFDVGFSEAKKETVREIIAKIGKIYEIDETGFAAFTGITGSLPAYACAFIEAAADAGVRGGLPRQLCYDAVAAAVEGTARLIQSGKHPAALKDEVCSPAGTTIEGLAELEKGGFRGALMDAVAACIAKARG, from the coding sequence ATGAAAAGCGTAAAAATCGGCTTTATCGGTGGCGGAAATATGGGCGGCGCGATGATAGAGGCGCTTTGGCGAGCGCAACCTGACGAGGCTAACTCGGGACGAAACTCGGCCGAGGAGGGGCGAAAATTCAGCGGCCGCAGCGAGGCTCGCGGGACGGAAAATTTAGTGCAAACGGATAAAAATGCGAGCCCGCGCGAATACGAAAAAAAGGCAAAATTTGAAATCCTAGCCTGCGCCAGAAGCAAAAACGAAGCCTTACGACAGAGATTCGGCATAAAAATAGCCGCGAGCGAAACTGATCTAGCGCGCGAAGCGGACGCGGTCGTGCTGGCTACTAAACCCGCTAGCTACGAGGCTATCTTGCGCCTGATCGCGCCCGAGCTTGCGGGCAAAATTTTGCTTCTTTTGGCTCCTAATTTTGACATAAAGCGCGCTAGACAAATCGTAGGCGAGGGCGTTTATATCGCTCGCGCTATGCCAAATATCGCCGCTTGCATCGGCGCGTCGGCCACGGCTCTTTGCTTTGACGTCGGATTTAGTGAGGCCAAGAAAGAGACCGTGCGCGAGATAATCGCTAAAATCGGTAAAATTTACGAGATAGACGAGACCGGTTTTGCCGCATTTACGGGCATCACAGGCAGCCTGCCCGCGTATGCGTGCGCCTTTATCGAGGCTGCGGCCGATGCCGGCGTGCGGGGCGGACTGCCTAGGCAGCTTTGCTACGACGCCGTTGCGGCAGCCGTGGAAGGGACGGCGCGCCTGATCCAAAGCGGCAAGCACCCGGCCGCGCTAAAAGACGAGGTCTGCTCGCCGGCGGGAACCACGATCGAGGGACTTGCCGAGCTTGAAAAAGGCGGATTTCGCGGCGCTTTGATGGATGCCGTCGCCGCTTGCATCGCCAAAGCGAGGGGTTAG
- a CDS encoding molybdopterin-dependent oxidoreductase, with protein sequence MKRRDFIKFSALAATAAQASRIEGVTKTIFDQKKTFGANRFGLFWANTNSNQIVSADPFDGDKFPNTMNNSLPDLIQNESRVLYPYVRKSYLKAKGAAKSELRGKEEFVRVSWDTALDLAAKALKENFDKYGPESIYGECYWWGGSGKISWGRTVGHRMLKVLGGYVEESGDYSTGAGLVIMPHVLGNSAVYDAPTKWEAMVKNAKNIVFWGTDPLVTGQISWQPPTHDGYLGIKKIKDAGIKTYSVCVFKNDTTRYLDSETIIVRPNTDVAMMLGMCHYLYENKLYDEEFIKKYTVGFNKFKDYLLGTTDKVVKDINWASKICGVKAEDIAKFATVLAKEPSTIIAGRSLQRQDHGEMGFWGIVTLSAMLGHIGKEGLGFEFNLYYGNGSTDKIAPALKGISTRISEKYENVDGAPWKKFKNVTIPSSRSIEALQNPGKEIDYDGSKIKLPHMRVAYMASGSMFTRHQDVNNAVKAWRKFDTVITAEPFWTSTAKLSDIVLPVALEVERNDINQSVPSSEYIVAYKPVVEPMGESRSDYWICSQICKRWGREEVFTEGKDELGWAKEFYADAVEQAKALDLKMPSFDEFWNEGYVKFDKDNEETKYYTRLSAFRENPHKNRLGTPSGKIEIYSPTIAKFGYKDFAPHFAWIEPFEWLGSEKAKKYPFSITTPHSRYRLHSQLNNSIIRNYAEVSAREPMLINTNDAKKKGIATGDVVRVFNDRGEILVGALVTDIIPERVIAICEGAWYDPEVLGERSLCKHGCINVLTRDKGTSSIAQSNCGHTILADLEKYKGEIKPITAFSKPKILQSL encoded by the coding sequence ATGAAAAGACGAGATTTTATAAAATTTTCTGCGCTTGCAGCCACTGCGGCACAAGCAAGTAGGATTGAAGGTGTGACAAAAACCATTTTTGACCAAAAGAAAACTTTTGGAGCAAATAGATTTGGTCTATTTTGGGCAAATACCAACTCAAATCAAATCGTCTCTGCCGATCCATTTGATGGTGATAAATTCCCAAATACAATGAATAACAGTTTGCCAGATCTCATCCAAAATGAAAGTCGCGTACTCTATCCGTACGTAAGAAAAAGCTACTTAAAGGCAAAAGGCGCGGCAAAAAGCGAGCTTCGTGGCAAAGAAGAATTTGTACGTGTTAGCTGGGATACGGCACTTGACCTTGCTGCAAAAGCCTTAAAAGAAAATTTTGACAAATATGGTCCAGAAAGTATTTACGGCGAATGCTACTGGTGGGGTGGCAGTGGTAAGATCAGCTGGGGCAGAACCGTTGGTCACAGGATGCTAAAAGTGCTTGGCGGATACGTCGAAGAGAGCGGTGACTATTCAACTGGAGCTGGGCTTGTCATCATGCCTCACGTCCTTGGAAATAGTGCGGTTTATGATGCTCCTACAAAATGGGAAGCCATGGTTAAAAATGCTAAGAACATCGTATTTTGGGGTACTGACCCGCTTGTAACTGGTCAAATTTCATGGCAACCACCAACACACGATGGTTATCTTGGTATCAAAAAGATAAAAGATGCTGGCATTAAAACTTATAGTGTTTGCGTCTTTAAAAACGACACCACAAGATATCTTGACTCTGAAACTATCATCGTTCGTCCAAACACCGACGTAGCAATGATGCTTGGCATGTGCCACTATCTATATGAAAACAAGCTTTATGATGAGGAATTTATCAAAAAATACACAGTTGGTTTTAATAAATTTAAAGACTATCTGCTTGGCACCACCGACAAAGTGGTAAAAGATATAAACTGGGCTAGTAAAATTTGTGGTGTAAAAGCTGAAGATATCGCTAAATTTGCTACCGTACTCGCAAAAGAGCCAAGTACTATCATCGCTGGCAGATCTCTTCAAAGACAAGATCATGGTGAGATGGGCTTTTGGGGTATCGTAACACTTAGTGCGATGCTTGGCCACATCGGTAAAGAGGGTCTTGGATTTGAGTTTAACCTCTACTACGGAAACGGCAGCACTGATAAGATAGCACCTGCTCTAAAAGGTATCAGCACTAGGATAAGCGAGAAATATGAAAACGTAGATGGTGCTCCGTGGAAAAAATTTAAAAACGTAACCATCCCATCTTCAAGATCAATCGAAGCTTTGCAAAATCCTGGCAAAGAGATAGACTATGATGGTTCTAAGATCAAACTTCCACACATGAGAGTGGCTTACATGGCGTCTGGATCGATGTTTACAAGGCATCAGGACGTAAATAATGCCGTAAAAGCATGGCGTAAATTTGATACTGTTATCACAGCTGAGCCATTTTGGACAAGTACAGCTAAACTAAGCGATATCGTCTTACCAGTGGCACTTGAGGTAGAGAGAAATGACATCAACCAAAGTGTTCCATCGAGCGAATACATCGTGGCTTACAAGCCAGTAGTTGAGCCAATGGGCGAAAGCAGAAGCGACTACTGGATATGCTCACAAATTTGCAAACGCTGGGGCAGAGAAGAGGTCTTTACTGAGGGTAAAGATGAGCTTGGCTGGGCGAAAGAATTTTACGCAGATGCGGTGGAACAAGCCAAAGCACTAGATCTTAAAATGCCAAGCTTTGATGAGTTTTGGAATGAGGGCTATGTCAAATTTGACAAAGACAATGAAGAGACAAAATACTACACAAGACTTAGTGCATTTAGAGAAAACCCACACAAAAATCGCCTTGGCACGCCATCAGGCAAGATAGAGATATACTCTCCAACTATTGCTAAATTTGGCTACAAAGACTTTGCTCCACACTTTGCCTGGATCGAGCCGTTTGAGTGGCTTGGTAGTGAAAAAGCTAAAAAATATCCATTTAGCATTACAACCCCACACTCAAGATATCGCCTCCACTCTCAGCTAAATAACTCAATAATCAGAAACTACGCTGAAGTGAGCGCAAGAGAGCCGATGCTAATAAATACAAACGACGCTAAGAAAAAAGGCATTGCAACTGGTGATGTAGTGAGAGTCTTTAACGACAGGGGCGAAATTTTGGTAGGAGCGCTTGTTACTGACATCATCCCAGAGCGTGTCATCGCTATTTGTGAAGGCGCATGGTACGACCCTGAAGTGCTTGGCGAAAGAAGCCTTTGCAAGCACGGCTGCATCAATGTCCTAACACGCGACAAAGGCACATCTAGTATCGCTCAAAGCAACTGCGGACATACGATACTAGCCGATCTTGAAAAATATAAAGGCGAGATCAAACCAATAACTGCCTTTTCTAAACCAAAAATTTTACAATCTTTGTAG
- a CDS encoding YolD-like family protein produces MASKDRAKIFSSFNPLSTLERALRSREREKCEKLELDESKVDEILKKISELRPADEVYVSYHDGCTYTSASGLISGVNFKNKTLMVVKTRIKFEDINDLKII; encoded by the coding sequence GTGGCGAGTAAAGATAGAGCAAAAATTTTTAGCTCGTTTAATCCCCTATCAACCTTAGAGCGAGCCCTGCGGTCAAGAGAGCGAGAAAAATGCGAAAAACTAGAGCTTGACGAGAGTAAGGTCGATGAAATTTTAAAAAAGATAAGCGAGCTAAGGCCAGCTGATGAAGTATATGTGAGCTATCATGACGGCTGCACCTATACAAGTGCTAGCGGACTAATCTCTGGCGTAAATTTCAAAAATAAAACTCTTATGGTTGTAAAAACTAGGATCAAATTTGAAGATATAAATGACCTAAAAATAATTTAG
- a CDS encoding DNA repair protein: MKNEVQKFYAVIDLKSFYASVECVERGLDPFKADLVVADDSRGNGSVCLAVSPALRAKGVKNRCRLFEIPKAIKFIIAPPRMQFYIDYAAKIYEIYLKYVSKDDIYVYSIDEAFIDLTSYVKFYNTDAKSIAKKIMNEILKTTGVTATCGMGTNLYLAKIALDILAKHSDDGIAFLDEQLYKERLWTHQPLDDFWRIGKQTRLKLEKHGIFCMKDIANAPRSLLENFFGVDAYITIDHANGIEPTTIADIKAYKPRTKSYFSSEILPRDYERCEAVVVLKEMADRLALRMINKEVMASGITINIKFADKLEPLQRASVRFKTPTNVSSVLMSLAEELLLNKIKNVGLIRQISISANDVVKENLTHQSLFEDDTKEKAVLKSLNLIKEKFGKNSVLRAIDLLPEATGQDRNKKIGGHKSGE; encoded by the coding sequence ATGAAAAACGAAGTACAAAAATTTTATGCCGTCATTGATCTAAAGTCCTTTTACGCCTCAGTTGAGTGCGTGGAGCGAGGGCTTGATCCGTTTAAAGCCGACCTAGTCGTGGCTGACGATAGTCGTGGCAACGGAAGTGTTTGCCTAGCCGTTAGCCCAGCTCTTAGAGCAAAAGGTGTGAAAAATAGATGCAGGCTTTTTGAAATACCAAAGGCTATAAAATTTATCATTGCACCACCTAGAATGCAGTTTTACATCGACTATGCGGCTAAAATTTATGAGATATATCTAAAATATGTCTCAAAAGACGATATCTACGTCTATTCTATCGATGAGGCCTTTATCGATCTTACTTCTTATGTTAAATTTTATAATACCGACGCAAAATCCATAGCCAAAAAGATAATGAATGAAATTTTAAAAACTACTGGAGTGACAGCCACCTGTGGCATGGGTACAAATTTATACCTCGCAAAAATCGCCCTTGATATCCTAGCTAAGCATAGTGATGATGGGATTGCATTTTTAGACGAGCAGCTTTATAAAGAACGTCTTTGGACGCATCAACCGCTAGATGACTTTTGGCGTATCGGTAAGCAAACTAGACTAAAGCTGGAAAAACATGGAATTTTTTGTATGAAAGATATAGCAAATGCTCCGCGAAGCCTACTTGAGAATTTTTTTGGAGTTGATGCCTATATAACGATAGATCACGCAAATGGCATAGAGCCAACGACAATAGCTGACATAAAAGCATATAAACCAAGAACAAAATCCTACTTTAGCTCTGAAATTTTACCAAGAGATTATGAGCGTTGCGAGGCGGTAGTCGTACTAAAAGAGATGGCTGATAGGCTAGCGCTTAGGATGATCAACAAAGAAGTAATGGCAAGTGGAATAACGATAAATATAAAATTTGCTGATAAGCTTGAGCCACTACAACGTGCAAGCGTTCGGTTTAAGACACCAACAAATGTCTCAAGTGTGCTGATGAGTTTGGCCGAAGAGCTACTTTTAAACAAGATAAAAAATGTTGGGCTGATTAGGCAAATTAGCATCAGTGCAAACGACGTAGTAAAAGAGAACCTAACTCACCAAAGTCTTTTTGAGGATGATACTAAAGAAAAGGCGGTTTTAAAGTCCCTAAATCTCATAAAAGAAAAATTTGGTAAAAACTCGGTGTTAAGAGCGATCGATCTACTACCAGAAGCTACTGGGCAAGATAGAAATAAAAAGATCGGAGGGCACAAAAGTGGCGAGTAA
- a CDS encoding autotransporter domain-containing protein yields the protein MHNEVNIIGSTIEKSRQSGVYIDLTDRSDVNFNKVKATLVSKRKNKNGESMLGAFAMPTFDNSNEDAKIDGRVRNYGFGIFLRLNLPRDFYIDLMAKAGRSQTKVDAKDVDYKISMPYYNASFGVGKKMKFSSFMLDSGLNYALSYVGSDEADIGQSILKFSSVTSSRAKIYSKIAYDAGKFNHYGKISAEYKFNTKSKIAVIQEDEEISLTQKGTSSEVEVGLRYTPTNATLINFWHSTIFW from the coding sequence ATGCACAACGAAGTTAATATAATTGGTTCTACTATCGAAAAAAGTAGACAATCAGGTGTTTATATTGATTTAACAGATAGAAGTGATGTAAATTTTAACAAAGTAAAAGCAACTCTCGTATCAAAAAGAAAAAATAAAAATGGCGAGTCTATGCTTGGAGCTTTTGCTATGCCAACATTTGATAACAGCAATGAAGATGCTAAAATAGATGGCAGAGTTAGAAATTATGGATTTGGTATTTTTTTAAGGCTAAATTTGCCACGTGATTTTTATATCGATCTCATGGCAAAAGCTGGTAGGAGCCAAACAAAGGTTGATGCGAAAGATGTGGATTATAAAATCTCAATGCCATACTACAATGCTAGCTTTGGCGTCGGCAAAAAGATGAAATTTAGTAGTTTTATGCTCGATAGTGGGCTAAACTACGCACTCTCTTATGTCGGTAGCGATGAGGCAGATATCGGACAAAGCATATTAAAATTTAGTAGCGTTACATCAAGTAGAGCTAAAATTTACTCAAAGATAGCCTATGATGCTGGTAAATTTAATCATTATGGAAAAATTAGCGCTGAGTATAAATTTAACACCAAGTCAAAAATAGCGGTGATCCAAGAAGACGAGGAGATCAGCCTAACTCAAAAAGGTACAAGTTCAGAGGTTGAGGTCGGTCTAAGATATACGCCAACTAATGCAACACTCATAAATTTTTGGCATAGCACAATCTTTTGGTAA
- the aroC gene encoding chorismate synthase yields MNTFGKKLTLTSFGESHGVAIGGVIDGLPAGIKIDADFIQSELDKRRPGQSSFTTARDESDKIEIFSGVFDGMSTGAPIGFAIFNNNQKSNDYENLREIFRPGHADLTYFKKYGIRDHRGGGRASARETAARVAGGAFAQLLLNEFKIEVLSAVLGIGKAISDKIDFAFAQNSQIYALGNEEAMKEAVNKARSEHDSVGAVVLSVARGVPAGLGEPLYDRLDSALAAALMGINGVKAVEIGAGVNVSSMLGSANNDEMDELGFLSNNAGGILGGISSGAEIVLKSHFKPTPSIFKEQKTLNLAGEVVDFELRGRHDPCIGIRGSVVATAMIRLVIADMLLLNTSTKLENLKKIYG; encoded by the coding sequence TTGAATACATTTGGCAAAAAACTAACCTTAACTAGCTTTGGCGAGAGCCATGGGGTGGCGATAGGTGGCGTGATAGACGGGCTGCCGGCTGGGATAAAGATCGATGCAGATTTCATACAAAGCGAGCTTGATAAGCGTCGCCCCGGACAAAGTAGCTTCACAACGGCAAGAGATGAGTCTGATAAGATAGAAATTTTTAGTGGCGTCTTTGATGGCATGAGCACTGGCGCGCCGATAGGTTTTGCCATTTTTAACAACAACCAAAAGTCAAACGACTATGAAAATTTACGTGAGATTTTCCGCCCAGGGCATGCTGATCTTACCTATTTTAAAAAATATGGCATCAGAGATCACAGAGGTGGCGGGCGTGCAAGTGCGAGAGAGACAGCAGCTAGGGTTGCTGGTGGGGCATTTGCACAGCTACTTTTAAATGAATTTAAGATAGAAGTTTTAAGCGCTGTGCTTGGCATTGGCAAGGCGATTAGCGACAAGATTGATTTTGCTTTTGCCCAAAATTCGCAAATTTACGCCCTTGGCAACGAAGAGGCGATGAAAGAGGCGGTAAATAAAGCTAGAAGCGAGCACGATAGCGTCGGAGCTGTGGTTTTAAGCGTGGCTAGAGGCGTGCCAGCTGGTCTTGGCGAGCCACTTTACGATAGGCTAGATAGCGCTTTGGCAGCTGCTTTAATGGGCATAAACGGAGTAAAAGCCGTAGAGATCGGCGCTGGCGTAAATGTAAGCTCTATGCTTGGCTCAGCAAACAACGACGAGATGGACGAGCTTGGCTTTTTAAGCAACAACGCTGGTGGCATACTTGGGGGTATAAGCAGTGGTGCTGAGATCGTGCTAAAGAGCCATTTTAAGCCAACACCTTCGATATTTAAAGAGCAAAAGACGCTAAATTTAGCTGGCGAAGTGGTAGATTTTGAGCTAAGAGGTAGGCATGATCCATGCATAGGCATACGAGGAAGCGTCGTTGCAACCGCGATGATAAGGCTAGTTATCGCCGATATGTTACTGCTAAATACTAGCACAAAGCTTGAGAATTTAAAGAAAATTTACGGCTAA
- the rnc gene encoding ribonuclease III — MKILEEFEKNLGYKFKKTALLEEALTHKSTKQALNNERLEFLGDAVMDLLVAEYLFKKFNKIAEGDMSKLRAALVNEKSFANMARHLKMGKFLRLSTAEENNGGREKDSILSDAFEAVMGAIYLEAGLDKVREISIALLELCYPKIDFAHLEKDYKTALQEVTQATLGVIPTYELIGSFGPDHKKEFEIALLLNGKEISRAVGSSKKQAQQLAAKIALEKIKK, encoded by the coding sequence ATGAAAATTTTAGAAGAATTTGAAAAGAATCTTGGATATAAATTTAAAAAAACTGCACTTTTAGAAGAGGCGCTAACACACAAGAGCACAAAGCAGGCTCTAAATAACGAAAGGCTCGAGTTTTTGGGCGATGCGGTGATGGATCTGCTCGTGGCTGAGTATCTTTTTAAGAAATTTAACAAGATCGCAGAGGGCGACATGAGCAAGCTAAGAGCCGCACTTGTAAATGAAAAAAGCTTTGCAAATATGGCAAGGCATCTAAAAATGGGTAAATTTTTAAGGCTAAGTACGGCTGAAGAAAACAACGGCGGCCGCGAGAAAGATAGCATTTTAAGTGACGCATTTGAAGCTGTGATGGGCGCTATCTACCTAGAGGCTGGACTTGATAAAGTTAGAGAAATTTCGATCGCCTTGCTTGAGCTTTGCTACCCAAAGATCGACTTTGCACACCTTGAAAAGGACTACAAAACCGCCCTTCAAGAGGTCACTCAAGCAACCCTTGGCGTCATACCAACATACGAGCTCATAGGCTCTTTTGGCCCTGATCACAAGAAAGAATTTGAGATAGCCTTGCTACTAAATGGCAAAGAAATTTCACGTGCCGTTGGAAGCTCCAAAAAGCAAGCCCAACAGCTCGCAGCAAAAATTGCACTAGAAAAAATCAAAAAATAG
- the rnhA gene encoding ribonuclease HI: MKIVTLFSDGSCLGNPGAGGWAYILRFNEAQKKASGGEAYTTNNQMELKAAIMGLKALKEPCEVRLFTDSSYVVNSINEWLSNWQKRNFKNVKNVELWQEYLEISKLHKVVASWVKGHAGHPENEECDQMARDEALKIKDENER; this comes from the coding sequence GTGAAGATAGTAACACTTTTTAGCGACGGCTCGTGCCTTGGAAACCCTGGAGCTGGCGGCTGGGCGTATATATTGAGATTTAACGAAGCGCAGAAAAAAGCAAGTGGCGGAGAGGCATATACGACAAATAATCAAATGGAGTTAAAAGCTGCGATAATGGGATTAAAAGCACTAAAAGAGCCTTGTGAGGTGAGGCTATTTACCGATAGTTCATACGTGGTAAATAGCATAAATGAGTGGCTTTCTAACTGGCAAAAGAGAAATTTTAAAAATGTAAAAAATGTCGAGCTTTGGCAGGAGTATTTAGAAATTTCAAAGCTTCACAAAGTCGTGGCAAGCTGGGTTAAGGGGCACGCTGGACACCCTGAAAACGAGGAATGCGACCAGATGGCAAGAGATGAGGCATTAAAAATAAAAGATGAGAATGAAAGATGA
- a CDS encoding tetratricopeptide repeat protein, which produces MSVDIFFIGHRDPIFSLIILFSIILMIAALSYAWGIFSSKDEKKRIEKFIRKFDSKDGISDEHKQMLQSPEIDAQSLCMLGQTFAKNGDFEKSISIYLIALGKARDKNEKEFILNELGEVYFKAGFLKKASEVFEKALELSPRNVIALRFLTMIDEKLKNYKEALYALNSLEELGVNVKDQKAYIKAISTLDDRNLSFNEKIEVLSRLSQNFELLKRMILVLFIRHNENLENLKDFARFEDVIDLLYNLKTPINLSDPKYKSLFYAKGDIDEPCEIYGFELNVIKKLKDAKFDAAGLSFNYVCKSCKNSFPMHFYRCPVCHELGSVKILSHITEKPSEDSNTF; this is translated from the coding sequence ATGAGCGTGGATATTTTTTTCATTGGGCATAGAGATCCGATATTTAGCCTTATTATTTTATTTAGCATTATATTGATGATAGCCGCACTAAGCTATGCCTGGGGTATCTTTTCAAGCAAAGATGAGAAAAAACGCATTGAAAAATTTATAAGAAAATTTGACAGCAAAGATGGCATAAGCGACGAGCATAAACAGATGCTACAAAGTCCGGAGATAGACGCTCAAAGCCTTTGTATGCTAGGGCAAACTTTCGCCAAAAATGGCGACTTTGAAAAGTCTATTAGCATCTATCTGATCGCCCTTGGCAAAGCTAGAGACAAAAATGAGAAAGAATTTATCCTAAACGAGCTTGGAGAGGTCTATTTTAAGGCTGGCTTTTTAAAAAAGGCTAGTGAGGTTTTTGAAAAGGCACTCGAGCTAAGTCCTAGAAATGTCATCGCACTTCGTTTTCTGACAATGATAGATGAGAAGCTCAAAAACTACAAAGAAGCACTTTATGCACTAAATTCGCTTGAAGAGCTTGGAGTAAATGTAAAAGATCAAAAAGCTTATATTAAGGCTATCAGCACGCTTGATGATAGAAATTTAAGCTTTAATGAAAAGATAGAAGTTCTCTCTCGTCTTAGCCAAAATTTTGAGCTTTTAAAACGCATGATCTTGGTGCTTTTTATAAGGCACAATGAAAATTTAGAAAATTTAAAAGATTTTGCTCGTTTTGAAGATGTGATCGATCTGCTTTACAACCTAAAAACGCCTATAAATTTAAGCGATCCAAAGTACAAATCACTCTTTTACGCAAAGGGCGATATAGATGAGCCATGTGAAATTTATGGCTTTGAGCTAAACGTCATCAAAAAACTAAAAGACGCTAAATTTGACGCGGCTGGGCTAAGCTTTAACTACGTTTGCAAGAGCTGCAAAAACTCATTTCCTATGCATTTTTACCGATGTCCAGTCTGCCACGAGTTAGGAAGTGTTAAAATTTTATCCCACATCACAGAAAAACCAAGTGAAGATAGTAACACTTTTTAG